AATATTAATAGTCGTTTCCTTGCTTATAAAATGATCATCATCTTCCAAAAGCATTTTTAAAAGTTTAGCTTGTTGATAATTCAGTTCTATTTCTTTCCCGTTAACGTCATAAAGACAGAGCATCTTTACTTTAAAAAGTAATGTCCCAATTTCATAATTTCCTGATTCTAACTTTCTAATACCCTTTGAATTAGAAT
This genomic interval from Parabacteroides pacaensis contains the following:
- a CDS encoding winged helix-turn-helix domain-containing protein: SNSKGIRKLESGNYEIGTLLFKVKMLCLYDVNGKEIELNYQQAKLLKMLLEDDDHFISKETTINIFWEDTKNATKKSDLNDCFNTCVSRLRKALSKDKDIELLCKTKKGYQLIVNNNPPEKESK